CAATCCGGTAGGAGAGGTGATCACTTTGTGGCTTCGGGAAACTTCTTTAGTGTTTTTGCTTCCGTCTTTAGGAGCTGCAAGGGGACGAAGTCCGGCGAATACAGATTTTACATCCTCACGGGTTGGTTTTTTAGCCAGATACTGTCTTGCGGTATTTAAAACGAAACTGATCTCTTCCTCCAAAGCACGGGGCTCAAAACTTTCATCTTTAAGAAGGGTATCCGTAGTTCCTACCAAAGCCCTGTCATGCCATGGGACAACAAACAGCACCCTGCCGTCTGAGGTTTTCGGGATCATGATGGCATCGTCGCTTTTCAGGAAAGATTTATCCAGTACAAGGTGAATTCCCTGGCTTGGTACTACAAGTTTGCCATGCTTAGGGTTGTTCATATTAAGAATATCATTGGTAAATACCCCTGTCGCATTGATGACAACATTTCCGTGAATCTGATACTGTTGCTGGTTAAACTGATCTTCGGCTGTAACCCCGATGATCTTACCAGAATCATTTTTTAAAAGCCCTACCACTTTCATATAATTGATGGCAGTTCCTCCTTTTTCAATAATTGTCTGGGTTAAGTTAACTGCTAATCTTGCATCGTCGAATTGCCCGTCCTGGTAAACAACACCACTCATCAAATGATTTTGTTCAATAGTCGGAAGCTTTTCTACGGTTTTGGATTTGCTGATATATTTTGTCTTACCCAAACTCAGTTTTCCGGCAAGGAAGTCGTAGACAGACAAACCTATTTTATAATAGATTCCACCCCACCAGGTATAATTAGGAATAATGAAAGACTGGTTTTTTACGATATGGGCTGCATTTTTTGCCAATAGCCCCCTTTCTTTCAAAGCTTCTTTTACCAGACCGACATCTCCCTGGGCAAGATATCTTACCCCGCCGTGTACCAGTTTGGTACTTCTGCTGGATGTTGCTTTCGCAAAGTCATGAGATTCAAGCAATAAAGTTTTGAATCCTCTGCTTACTGCGTCTAATGC
This portion of the Chryseobacterium arthrosphaerae genome encodes:
- a CDS encoding glycerol-3-phosphate dehydrogenase/oxidase, with protein sequence MKRNEELSKLTNVKEWDFIVIGGGASGLGSALDAVSRGFKTLLLESHDFAKATSSRSTKLVHGGVRYLAQGDVGLVKEALKERGLLAKNAAHIVKNQSFIIPNYTWWGGIYYKIGLSVYDFLAGKLSLGKTKYISKSKTVEKLPTIEQNHLMSGVVYQDGQFDDARLAVNLTQTIIEKGGTAINYMKVVGLLKNDSGKIIGVTAEDQFNQQQYQIHGNVVINATGVFTNDILNMNNPKHGKLVVPSQGIHLVLDKSFLKSDDAIMIPKTSDGRVLFVVPWHDRALVGTTDTLLKDESFEPRALEEEISFVLNTARQYLAKKPTREDVKSVFAGLRPLAAPKDGSKNTKEVSRSHKVITSPTGLVSIIGGKWTTYRKMAEDTVNEAMKIHRLGNTPSKTEHLSIHGNVKPEQVDRTNHLYVYGSDIPAIKALQDSNPRYAQKIHPDHPFTVAEVVWAARNEMAETVEDILARRVRLLFLDARAAIDSAHHVARIIAEEKGHPEEWAQKQENEFIDLARGYLLTPYSPKVINLN